The following is a genomic window from Candidatus Eremiobacterota bacterium.
GTCGATCGTCACGCCGAGCTGCGCCAGGAAGTCGAAGCCCAGGACGCCGGCGACCTTCACGCGCGGCGTGCGCGCGAAGTTTAGCGGAATGATCCCCGCCGCGACGTCGCGCAGCACCAGCGGCCCCACCCGCATCTCCGGCACGATCGTCCGCGCGAAGGTCGTGCGCGCCGCGACGACGTGCGAGTGCTCGCCGTACGCTTTCAGCCCGAGCGCGCGCACGAGCTCGGTGTCGAGCACGATCCCGGAGGCGCCGCTGTCGAGGATGAAGTCGGCGCCGCGCCCGCCCACCGTCACGCGCACGAAGATGTGGCGGCCGAACGACGCCGGCAAAGCGACCGGCGCCGTGCCGTCCGGAAAGGTGACCAGCGTGCGGCGGCTGGGCGGCCGCGCCAGCTCCGCTTCGCTCACCGGACCCGGAGCGTATTCGGTCACGCGCGCGTCGCTGGTCGTCTGCTCGGCGGCGTCGATCACGTGCCAACGGTGCGCGAACACGCGTCCTTGATCGTCGCGCACGTCGTCATAGGTCGTCGTCACCGTCCCCGTCGCGCCGATCCGCTCGTGCCGCAGCACGTGCCACGTCGCCGCGTCGATGTAGTCCTTGCGCCCCCAGCCCTTCGCGTTCAGCGACGCGACGATCAGCGCCCCGTCCGGGCTCCGGCTGACGGTCGTCGCGAGCCGCTCCGGCAGCGCGTTCCCCGGATCGTCGGTGTCGTCGACCGTGATGCCGTTTTCGGTCTGGCGCCAGTGCTTGCCGCCGACGGCGCCGCTCTCGGCATGAAACGGCCCGCTCTCGTCGATCGTCCGCACGTCATCGCCGCGCACCAGCTCGCGCACCGTCGTCGTCGTCCCGTCCGACGAGGTGATCTGCACGGTTTCGCGATACGCGTTCGGCGCGTGCTCGGCGGCCCGCACGTTCGCGCGAATCGTAGTGGCGGGCGGCAGCTCGTCGGCGGCGCGAACGGCGCCCGGCGCGGCGATGAGCAGCGCCGCGGCAAGCGACGCCGCGAGAGCCGCTGCGCGCTTCACGGCGCGGCGGTCGGCGCCGGTGACGGTTTCGCGGCCGGCGGCGGCGCGCTCGGCGCGGGTGCCGGCGTCGTCTTGCGCGTGCGCGAGTTCGGCACGAGCACGACGCGCGAGTTCGCGTAGTCGAGGTACACGTCGAACACGTTCAGCGCCCAGGCGCCGACGAGGCCGTCGGCCTCCTCGCCTTCGAACGCCTGCTGATTGCCGGTCAT
Proteins encoded in this region:
- a CDS encoding clan AA aspartic protease, coding for MKRAAALAASLAAALLIAAPGAVRAADELPPATTIRANVRAAEHAPNAYRETVQITSSDGTTTTVRELVRGDDVRTIDESGPFHAESGAVGGKHWRQTENGITVDDTDDPGNALPERLATTVSRSPDGALIVASLNAKGWGRKDYIDAATWHVLRHERIGATGTVTTTYDDVRDDQGRVFAHRWHVIDAAEQTTSDARVTEYAPGPVSEAELARPPSRRTLVTFPDGTAPVALPASFGRHIFVRVTVGGRGADFILDSGASGIVLDTELVRALGLKAYGEHSHVVAARTTFARTIVPEMRVGPLVLRDVAAGIIPLNFARTPRVKVAGVLGFDFLAQLGVTIDYEHERVTAVPAASYAPPNDPLTRALEIRLGRGVPLATVTLDGTLAERFMLDTGGEGNFLIFDYFTRRNPDAVPDVDVPVFPGGTTLSGVGGLFATKLVVVRHLVIGGFDFRSVIGNRVIGQQTYSNDVDGVMGQQLLKNFTVGLDYAHERVYLTPNTAGRKTLGV